GCGGACCGACTCGCCGATGAAATCGAACACGAAGGGGGTTGCCGGCCGGTCGTAGACGTCCTCGGGCGTCCCCTCCTGCTCGATCCGGCCGTCACTCATGACGACGACGCGATCGGCAAGATCCAGCGCCTCCTCCTGGTCGTGCGTGACGAACAGCGTGGTGTGGCCGGTGCGGTCATGGAACTCTCTGAGCCAGAGCCGCAGCTCCTTGCGCACCTTGGCGTCGAGGGCGCCGAAGGGCTCGTCGAGCAGCAATATCTTCGGCTCGACGGCGAGCGCGCGGGCGAGCGCCACTCGCTGGCGTTGGCCACCGGACAGCTGGCTCGGGTAGCGGCCACCGTAGCCGGGCAACTGGATCAGGGAAAGCAACTCCTCGACCTTGTCCCGAATGGCCGCCGCCGTCGGCCGCGTCCGGCGCGGGCGCACCCTCAGGCCGTAGGAAATGTTGTCGGCGATGGTGAGGTGCTTGAAGAGGGCATAGTGCTGGAACACGAAGCCGATCTGTCGCTCCTGCACGCTCTTGAAGCTGGCATCCTCGCCACCGAACAAGATCTGGCCGCCCGTGGGAATTTCCAGGCCGGCGACGCAGCGCAGAAGCGTCGTCTTGCCGGAGCCGGACGGCCCCAGCAGGGCCAGCAGCTCGCCCGAAGCGACCTTGAGATCGACGCCATGCAGGGCCGCCGTGCTGCCGAAGGTCTTCGTGAGGTTGCGAATGTCGAGTTCCATAGGGACTCCGTCAGTGGCGGTGGCCGGCGGCGAGATCGCCGGCATAGCGATGTTCAAGCCAGGACTTGATGCCGAGAGTCACCAGCGCCAGGGCGGCAAGCAGCGAGGCGACGGCGAAGGCTGCGACGAACTGATACTCGTTGTAGAGGATCTCGATGTGCAGCGGCATGGTGTTGGTGTAGCCGCGGATATGGCCCGACACGACCGACACCGCCCCGAACTCGCCCATGGCGCGGGCGTTGCAGAGCAGCACGCCGTAGAGCAGCGCCCATTTGACGTTGGGCAGCGTCACCGTCCAGAACATGCGCCAGCCGGAGGCACCGAGCGTCAGCGCCGCCTCTTCGTCCGTGTTGCCCAACTCCTCCATCAAGGGAATGAGCTCGCGGGCGACGAAGGGGAAGGTGACGAAGATCGTCGCCATGATGATGCCCGGCAAGGCGAAGATGATCTGGATGCCGGTCGATTGCACCAAACCGCCGAAAATGCCGTGGCTGGCGTAAAGCAGCACGTAGACGAGACCGGCGACCACCGGGGACACCGAGAAAGGCAGGTCGATCAGCGTCACCAGGAAGGCCTTGCCGCGAAAATCGAACTTGGCGATCGCCCAGGCCGCCGCAACGCCGAAGACGAGGTTGGCCGGCACGGCAATGACCGCCACCATCAGGGTCAGAAGAATGGCGTCGATGGCAGCCGGATCGGCGAAGGCTTGGAGAAACGCGCCGCTTCCCTTGCGGAAGGCTTCCATGAAGACGGTGATCAGCGGCAGCAGCAGGAACAGGCCGAGAAACCCCACCGCCAGCCCGATCAGCAGCCGCCTGACCCACGGAGCTTCCTCGGTGGGCAGACGGCGGCGTGACGCGCGAGCGACAGGCGACCCGGCGGCGGGCGCCTCCTCGAGCGACACGGCGAGCGCGACGGAGCCGTCAGACATGACCATACCTCGCGCGCGCCCGGGCCTGGATCAGATTGATGAGAAGCAGCGTTCCGAAGCTGACCAGCAGCATGATGGCGGCCACGGCCGTGGCGCCTGCGTAGTCGAACTCTTCGAGCTTGATGACGATGAGCAGCGGGGCGATCTCCGAAACGTAGGGAATGTTGCCGGCAATGAAGATCACCGATCCGTATTCGCCGACCGCCCGCGCGAAAGCCAGGGCAAAGCCGGTCAGGATGGCCGGGCTGAGCACCGGCAGCACCACCGATGCGACGGTTCTGAGCCGGCCGGCGCCGAGCGTCGCGGCGGCCTCCTCGAGCTCGCGGTCGACCTCGGCCAGTACCGGTTGAACCGTGCGGACGATGAAGGGCAGGCCGACGAACACCAGCGCCAGAAAGACGCCGAGCGGCGTGAAGGCGATCTTGAGACCGAAGACGGCGGCGATGGATCCGATCCACCCCTTAGGCGCGTAAAGCGCGGTCAACGCGATACCGGCAACCGCCGTCGGCAGGGCGAACGGCAGATCGATGATCGCGTCGAAGAAGCGCCTGCCGGGAAAATCATAGCGCACCAATACCCAGGCGATCAGCAGACCGAAGGGCACGTTGAAAGTGGCGGCCGCCAAACTGGTGAGGAAGGAAAGCTTCAGCGCCGACAGCGTACGACTGTCGAGTGCCAGCGCGACGAGCTCATGCCCCCCCAGCGAAGAAGCCCGGAAGAGCAGGGCGCCAAGTGGCAGGAGTACGATCACCGCCAGATAGAGGAGCGTGAGGATGATCGTCAGGCGGAAGCCCGGCAGAACGCTCGGCTTGACGAAGGGCGCGTTGAGGGTCATCGGCCTCGCTTTCAGGGGAAGCCGGCCGACCAGGATCTCCCGGTCCGCCGGCGGCAAGGTCTTGTTCGGTCAGCGGAAAGAGAAATCCTGGCGGCGCCGTTGCGATCCACATGGCATTCCCTCCACTCGCCGGCAGGCATGCCGGCAGCTCGTTCACTGTCCCGGCTTGTAGATCTGATCGAAGACGCCGCCATCGCCGAAGTGATAGGGCTGCGCCTTGGCCCAACCGCCGAACAGCGGATCGTCGATGCTGACCAGCTTGAGCTCGGGGATCGCCTTCAGGAGTTCGGGATCGACCAGCTTCGGCTCCGACGGCCGATAGTGGAACTTGGCGGCGAGCGTCTGCCCCTCGGCCGAGTAGAGGTATTCGAGATAGGCGCGGGCTTCCTTCTCAGTGCCGTTGGTCTTGGCGTTGCCTTCGACCACGGCGACCGGAGGCTCGGCTAGGATCGACTGGGGCGGCACCACGATGTCGAACTTGTCGGCGCCGAACTCGTCGAGCGCCAGAAACGCCTCGTTCTCCCAGGCAAGCAGCACGTCGCCGAGTTCGCGCTGGGCGAAGGTGACGGTCGAACCACGGGCGCCGGTATCGAGCACCGGCACGTGCTTGTAGAGCCTGGCAACGAACTCGCGGATCTTCGCCTCGTCGCCGGCATACTGGTTGGCCGCCCAGGCCCAGGCGGCAAGATAGTTCCAGCGGGCGCCGCCCGATGTCTTCGGGTTGGGCGTGATCACCTCGATGCCGTCCTTGACGAGATCGCCCCAGTCGTGGATGCCCTTGGGATTGCCCTTGCGGACCAGGAACACGATGGTCGAGGTGTAGGGAGCGGAGTTGTGCGGCAGCTTGCCGCGCCAATCGGCCGGGATCTTGCCCGTCCTCTCGGCGATGGCGTTGATGTCGCTCTCAAGGGCCAGGGTGACCACGTCGGCCGGCAGACCGTCGATAACCGCGCGGGCCTGCTTGCCGGAGCCGCCATGGGAGGCACGAATGGAGATGTCCTCGCCGGTCTCCGCCTTCCAGTGGGCCGCGAAAGCGGCATTGTAGGCTTCGTAGAACTCGCGCGTCGGATCGTAGGAGACGTTGGTCAGCGTGACCGCCAACGCTGGAGCGGCTAGCGCGAGCGGCGCCGCGATCATGGCGGCGAACAATCCCAGACGTTTCGAGCCTCTCATGCTTTCAGTCTCCAGCCCTTGGCGACGCCGCGCATCGCATCTGTCCGGGAGCCTCGTCTGCCTCTCAGGCTTCGAAGCGCCTCCCGACAGGTTGAAATCCTAAAAGGACGAGTTCAATTGGCAAGAGATACCATTCCCTAGGAAACGGTCAGTTTGTAAAATTTCATTCCGCTATTGTCGCCCATTACGTACTCAGAGGCAACAAGCTTCCCGGAAGCGGCTGGTTTCCGGTGGGATTTTCCTGCGCAGTTCAGCCACGCATCACGTCGCGGACACGTTGGACCGCTTCGGGCAGCATCGCGGCCAGCGATCCTTCCGACGCCTGCCTCAGCAGCGACAGCGACGGATAGACGGGTGTCCTGTCTCCCTCGATCCGCCAGATCCAATTGGCCGCTCCTGGCAGAAGAGCGACACCGGGGCGCCCAAGCAGGCCTGCGAGGCGGAGCGGCAGGCCATCAATGGCGATCACCGCATCAAGTCGGCCGAGCAGCGCGGCGCAATCGACGCGGGCGTCGACACCCGCCTCGAAATCGGGGCCGGGATGCTCGATGCGGATCGGCGCGCCAGTGACCTCCCATCCCGATGGCGCCGACGAGCGGGCAAGCATGGCCGAGGGCAGCCGCTCAAGGGCAACGAACCGCAGGTCGCCGATGCCGGCAAGCGGCGTGAGATCGGCAAGCCCGAAGCCACCACCCCAGACAAGGCCGATGGCCGGCCGTCCCCGACCGAGATCGAGCCGGGCACTCCAACGATCGGCGAGCATCGGCTCGCTGACGAGCAGAGGGCCGATCGAGGCAAAGCTGCCGGCGGTGAGGCCGAGCCGATGCGGCAGCCCGACAAGCGGCGCCGCCGCGCCCGCCCCGTCGATCAAGCCGCCGATGTCTTCGGTGTCGGCAATGACATGGCTCACCCCGGCCAGTGCCGAGGCCAGGCGAACGTAGGGCTTGGGCACCACCAGCACGAGATCGGGCACCAGCGATCGGGCGAGCGGCAACACAGGCGCGAAAGCGGCGAGATCCAGGGGATCGGAGCCAACCCAGACGACAAGCGGGCGATCGAGCGGGACGCCATCCCAAGCCGGAAGCCTCGTCGCCCAGGCCGGACCGGTGGCGATGGCATCGAGGTCGGCAAAGCCTCCCGACATGTCGCCCAAGGCCAGCAACGCCGCCGCCCGGTCGGCGCGCGGGCGAGAGTCACCGGCCCGACGGAAGGCTTCGACCGCGGCCAGGGGGCGGCCGGCGGCGGCCAGCGCCGAACCGAGACCGCCAAGGGCGCGCGGCTCTGCCGGATCAAGTCGCAACGCCGCCTCGAAAGCCGAGACCGCCCCGGCGGCATCGCCGGCCGCCAGACGCGTGGCGCCGAGGCGCGCGGCGAGACCGGCATCGAGCGGCTTGGCGGCACGCGCCCGTTCGAAAGCAGCGGCCGCTTCGGACAGACGCGAAGTTGCTGCGAGCGCCTCGCCGAGCGCCACGGCAATGTCGGCGCGGCCGGGCGCGGTGCGGTCGGCGCGCGTCAAGAACACGATGGCGCGGGCGTGATCGCCGTTGGCGCGCGCGGCGGCGGCAGCGCCCAGCATCGCCGGCACATGGTCCGGCAGCCGAACGAGTGCCACCTCATAGAGAGCGACCGCTTCGATCCACTTGTGCGCCTCCTCGGCGACGGCGGCACGAGCCAGCAACTGATCGACGACCGTTTCGCTCATGGCGCCGGCCTTTCGGAAACGAGACCACGCAGGAAACCGACAAGGTCGTCATCCCGACGCAACAGACGGGCATCGGGATACCAGGGCGTAGTGTTCTCCCCGGCCCAGAGCCAGTCGGTGGCCGCCGGAGCGACCACGATCGTCGGCCGACCGAGCGAGGCGGCAAGATGAGCGGTAGCGGAAACCGGTGCGATCACCGCGTCGAGCGCCATCATGGCCGCCGCCATCTCGACGAAGCCACCCAACCGGCTTCCGAGCGACTCGGTGGCAAGCCCGCTCGGCAGTGCGGCAAGCGACGCCCTGCCCGCCCGACGATCGAGAGCATAGAGGCGCACCCCGGCGAGGCGGGCAAGCGGCGCCAGCAGCGCGGCATCGTCGGCATTTCGCCAATAAACGCCGACGGCGGGTCGTTCGTCTCCATCGGCGAGCTGCCGTCGCCAAGCCTCGACCCGCAACGGATCCGGCCGGAAGCGGGCGGGCGGCGGCAGCCCATCCCGCTCGATGCCGAATACGTTGGGCAGGCTTAGAAGGGGAACCTCGAGGTCGTGCGGTGGCAGACGCCGCCCCTGCTCGACCACCGTCACGTCGCCGCCGAGGTCGAGCCGCCGGAACAGGTCGGTCAGCGCCGGACGAACCTCCACGACGAGGCGCGGTCCACACGCCACGAGCTGGGGCAGAAAGCGTGCGAAGGCGATGTCCAGCCCGGGATTCCGCTCGCCATGGACGAGCAGGGTCCGGCCAGCAACGTCCTCGCCGGTCCAACGCGAAGCCGAGAAGCGCCGAGGCAGCAGTTCGGTGGCTTGCCAGCGGACTTCGGCACGGGCGAAGCCGCGCCGGTAATCGCCGACGATCAACAGCGCTTCGGCCTCGTCCATCAGCAACTCGGGATCGGCGGGCGCCAGCGCCAGGGCGCGGCCATAGGCGGTCAGCGCGTCTCCGGCACGGCCAAGCGCCACCAGGGCCTTGCCGACGGCTCGATGGGCCTCGGCGAGGTCGGGGCCAAGCTCGACGGCCCGCTCGGCATGGGCGAGCGCTTCTTCGAGCCGACCAGCCAGGCGATCGACTTCCGACAGTTCGACGAGCCGCCCCGCCGTGGGTGTTTCGGCAACCAACGCGGCGAGAAGGCGTCCGGCCCGGTCGCGTTCGCCGATGCGCAGGAGCGCGGCGGCAAGCGTCTCGCGCAGTGCCGGCTCGGTGGCCCCGGCAGCTATGGCGTCTCCGAGCAGCAGCACGGCCCGATAGTCGTTCCGGCTCCTTGAGGCCGCAATGCCGGCTTGCGCGAGCATGGCGCTCGGACGAACGGAACCGTCGCCATCCGGGAGCGCCTCGTCGACCGGTGCCGGATCGGCGCGATACGGAATGGCGCGGTCGCCCGCAGCGAAAGAGGCAAGCGCAGCCGTGAGTCGGAGGAGCGGGGCGCCCTTCTCTTCGCCGGTGCGGCGACGGAAAAGACGGGTGGTGGGGAACCAGGGGCTGCGCCCGTCCTTTTCGAGCCACAGCCAATCATCGCGGTCCGGCCCGATGACGAAGGTCGGCCGCCCCATGGCGCCGGCCAGCACGGCGATCGGGCTCGACGCCAGTGCCACCACGACGTCGAGATTCGGCAACGCGGCGGCAATCCTCTCGAGGCCGACCTGATCGGCGGCGAGCGGCCAAGCCGTGTGGAACCAAGCCGCCGCTCCCGCGTCGAGAGCGACGAAAGCGGCGCCAGAAATGGTGGTCAAGGCAGCGGCATCGGCGGCGTTGATGCCATCGAGCGCGAAGCCGACGCGAAAACCGTCAAGGTGCGCGAAAGCCCGCGCCGCGTTGGTCACCGCGACCGGATCGACGGTGAGATAAGGTTGGGAAAGCAGCAAGTCGCCGATGGAAAGGCCGAGCAGCGCGGGCACGCTCATGATCGGCAGAACCAGATCGCCCTCCCCCGGCTCTCCCACGCCATCGAGCCCATGGACAGAGGCCAGCAAGGGCGCCAGTTCGTCCGCGCCGGCGATGCGAATGCCGGCCGCGCCCGCCGCCTTGAGCGTCGGAATGAACCGCAGCAGGCGAATCAGCACCCCGGCATCGCCCTCGGCGACGAGAACGATGGTCCTGCCGGCAAGCTCGGCAGGGGATGGAAGAGCGGGCGCTCCGCCGCGTCGCCATTCGAACTCGGCAAGGCCGGCGGCAAAGTCTCCGGAGGCGAGAAGCAACTCCCCGAGAAAGGCGCGAATCGGGGGGGACGGACGATGGACGATCAGGCGGCGAAGGACGCCGATCGCCTCGCTCACTCGGCCAGCGGCGGACAGAACGCGCGCGAATTCCATCGCAGCCTCGGTGTGGCCGTCGTCGCGCGCCACGGCCGATCCGAGAAAGTGCAGGGCGAGCCCGGTCTCCCCCTCCGATTGGGCCAAACGCCCCAGCCCGAGACGAGCGTCGGCGTCATCTCCGACGATGACGGCCCGCTCGAAGGCACGGGAGGCCCCGCGACCATCGCCCAACTTTCCCAGCACCTCGCCCCAGGCGACCAGAAGACCGGCCCGGCGCGGTGCCGCCTGCACCGCCTGGCGAAGGGTGAACTCCGCTTTCGTCAGTTCGCCGAGCTCAACGAAGGCGGCGGCGCGGATCCTCAACGCATCTGTCGAGCCAGGGGCGGAGCTTAGTGCCTTCTCGGCGTGCTGAAGGGCTGCGACGGGCCTGCCGCATTGGAGGTCGCGACGAGCGGCAAACAGCAGCAGCGGCGCATGGTGCGGTCCGGCGGACAAGCCGGCATCGAGCACCCGATCGAGGTCGCCCGTCTCGCCAAGGCGCAACAACAACCCGGCCAGCCGCGCCCAAGCCTCGGGATCGGATGGGTTCAGCGCCACGAGCCGGGCGGCAAGCGGCAGGGCCGTACGGGCAGCCGGGGCGCCATCCACGCCTTCGGCGGCGGCCGCGAGCCGGGTGAGAGAGGCGACGTCCGACAGACCTGCCGCCGCGAGCGCCCTTGTCTCGATCGCGAGAGCATCGGCCATCCCCTTCCAGTTCGGCCCTTCGGCGCGAAAGAGGCGCGCAGCGGGATACCAGCGACTGAACAGCCCCTGACCACCCCACATCCAGTGAGGCTCGCCGTCGAGCAGCAGCCAGAGCGGCGAGCCGGTGACGCCGGCGGCATGAGCGGCGGGACCATCTGTGGCGACGACAAGTTCAAGGCCGGCAAGCATGAGAGGGTCGGCATCCACCACCCCACCGCCGAGCAGCGTGGCAGCGGTCGCGTCGAGCGCCACCAGCCGGCGGTCTGGAAAGGCCCGACGCAGCGTCGCGACAATCTGCTCGGGGACTGCCTCCCCAACACGGCTCCAAGGAGAAGCCGCCAGAGCCACGCCGATGGTCGGTCCGTTTCGCCGTTCCCAAGCTGCGGGGCGAGGAGGCGGTACTCCATCGGGTGACAGACCGAGCGCCATCGGCGCGGACGCCAGCGGCAGGACAAGATCATGTGGCGGCAGACAGCCCGTGTCGACGAGCGGCACGCCGCCGAAGGCACCGGCGAAGGGCGCCAGTCGTGCCGCCTGGGCGGCAGGCGCGGCAAGCGTCAGAGACAGCACGCGGGCCGCAAGTTCGGGCAGGAAGCGAGCGAAAGCGAGCGTGTCGCATTCCTCGTCCTCGGCGAGCACGACCAGACGAGCCGCCGGCAACCGCGCGCCGGTCCAGCGCGGCCGATCGGATGGCGAGACAAAAGCACGACGCTCGAAGTCTCTGAAGCCTTCCGCCCATTTGCCTTGTGCGAGCAGCAAGCGTGCCGCGTCGAGGCGGGGGGACGCGGAGGCATCCGACGCCTGGGAATGGCGGCCCTCATCGATCGTCAGGTCTTCGTCCAGTTTCAGCTCCAGCTGCCGCCGTTGATCCAAGCGCCTTTCCATGAAGCGAACGGCCTGATTCGGGAACGATTATATCCGTTCCCGCCAGCCCCCATGCGAATGCTGGGCGTCCTTCGGCGCCTTCATGCCACAGTGCGGCCGTGTTTCAGCGTTCCTTAAGATACCGATCCCTATCCTGGTTATCGCCGAATCTGGCTGGAAATCCTGGACTGACCGCATGACCGACATCGCTGACAACACCGCCCAGAAGACCTCCAAGGCCTTTGTCCTTCCAGCCATCGACAACGATTTTCTTCTCTCGGACTCGATGCGCGGCGTCCGCTTCATGCTGGAGTATTCCAAGGCCGAACAGACGCTGAAGGCCTGGGGCATCCGGTCGACGCTCGTCGTGTTCGGTTCTGCCCGCGTCCATGAAAACGGCGATCCCCTGCACAATCGCTGGTACAACACGGCGCGCGAATTCGGCCGCATCGCGTCCGAACGTGGCGGCGCCGTCAACCGTGCCGACGGGTTCTTCGACAACGTCATCGCCACCGGCGGCGGCCCTGGCGTCATGGAGGCGGCCAACCGTGGCGCCCGCGACGCCGGCGCGCCGACCATCGGCTTCAACATCGTCCTGCCGCACGAGCAGGAACCCAACGCCTATACGACGCCGCAACTCACCTTCCGGTTCCACTACTTTGCCATGCGCAAGATGCATCTGGCCATGCGCGCCAATGCCTTGGTGGTGTTCCCCGGCGGGTTCGGCACCTTCGACGAGCTGTTCGAGCTTCTGACGCTGACCCAGACCCACAAGGGCACCCGAATTCCGGTCGTGCTGGTGGACGGCGAGTACTGGCACAAGGTCATCAATTTCGACGCCCTGGCCGACTACGGCATGATCAACCGCGAGGACATCGGTCTCGTCCACTTTGCCGAAACGGCAGAGGAGATCTGGAGCTATCTCGCCTCGGAGGGTCTCGGGTCGCACCGTAACCGCGACAAGGCCCGTTACGGCGAAGGCGTGTTGACGCGCCCCTCTCCCGTGCCGGAATGACGGCTGGATAACCGCGACAGCAGGACATTTGCCGCGTGAAAAGCGGTGCGGGCTTTGTTAGCTTCCCGCCCCATGACCGACGTGCAAGCTCTCCCCGACGACCGGACCGCCGATGTGGCGACGCCCGCCATGGCGCAGTTCATCGAGATCAAGGCAGCCAATCCCGATTGTCTGCTGTTCTACCGGATGGGCGACTTCTACGAGATGTTCTTCAAGGATGCCGAGGTCGCCTCGCGCGCCCTTGGCATCACGCTCACCAAACGCGGCAAGTATCGCGGTGAGGACATTCCGCTCTGCGGCGTACCGGTGCATGCGGCCGACGACTATCTTCAGCGCCTCATCGCCCTCGGCCATCGCGTCGCCGTCTGCGAGCAGATGGAAGATCCGGCCGAGGCAAAGAAGCGCGGCTCGAAATCGGTGGTGCGGCGCGACGTCGTCCGGCTCGTCACGCCCGGCACGCTGACCGAGGACAATCTTCTCGATGCGCGCCGCTCCAACTATCTCGCTGCCGTCGCGCGCCAAAAGGGAACGGATAGCACCGCCGACGGATTTGCCGTCGCCTGGGCGGACATGTCGACCGGCGCCTTCCGCCTTGCCGAAACCAGCCCGGCCGCCCTGCCGGCGCTGCTTGCCCGCATCGAGCCACGCGAGCTCCTGGCCGCCGACGGCCTGTTCGAGGACGACGAGTTGCGTCGGACCTTCAAGGCGGCGAGCCCGGCCGTGGTGCCGCTGCCGCGTGCCTTTTTCGATGCCGCCACGGCCGAACACCGGCTCGCCGATTTCTTTTCCGTCGCCTCGCTCGACGCCTTCGGCAGCTTCACCCGGCTGGAGCTGACCGCCGCCGCCGCCATCGTCGCCTATGTCGACAAGACGCAAATCGGCAGCCGGCCACCGCTCGACCCGCCGGCCCGCGAGAGCCTGGGCGGCGCTCTCGCCATCGACGCGGCCAGCCGGGCCAACCTCGAACTGTCGCGCACTCTGTCCGGCGAACGGCGCGGCTCGTTGCTGCACGCCATCGACCGCACGGTATCGGGCGCCGGAGCACGCCTCCTCGCCGACCGGCTCGCGGCACCGCTTGCCGACCCCGACGCCATCCGCGACCGGCTCGACGCCGTCGACTTCTTCCTGTCGGAGACGACGCTTCGGGCGCGCCTGCGCCGGGATCTGGCCGGCGCACCCGACATGGCCCGCGCCCTCACCCGCATCAGCCTCGACCGTGGCGGTCCGCGCGATCTTGCCGCCATCGCCGGCGGGCTCGCCGCCGCCGTCCAACTGGCGGGCGACCTTCGCGATGCAGGCGGCGCGGGACCCGAGATCGACCGCATCGCCCATGGCCTTGAAGCCGCCCCGGCCGACCTTGCCGGACGGCTGACCGCAGCGCTCGACGACGAGCTTCCCCTCCTGAAGCGCGACGGCGGTTTCGTGCGGCCCGGCTTCCGCGCCGACCTCGACGAAGCGCGCGCCCTGCGCGACGAGAGCCGGCAGGTGATTGCCGCCTTGCAGCAGACCTATGCCGAGACGGCCGGCATCAAGTCGTTGAAGGTGCGCCATAACGGCGTGCTCGGCTACTTCATCGAGGTGGCGCCGAACTACGCGCAGGCGATGACCAGCGAGCCGCTCAACCGGCTGTTCATCCACCGGCAGACGCTGGCCGGCGCCATGCGCTTTTCGACGACGGAGCTGTCCGAACTCGAGGGCCGCATCGCCTCGGCGGCGGAGAGAGCCTTGGCGGTCGAGCTCTCGGTCTTCGCCGAACTCGCCCGCGAGACGATGGAAGCCGGCACCGCCATCAAGCGGGCGGCCGACATGCTGGCCGCGCTCGACGTCGCCACCGCGCTTGCCGAGCTGGCCGCCGCCGAGGGTTACGTCCGGCCGCGCGTCGATGACAGCCTGACCTTCCGCATCGACGGCGGCCGTCACCCGGTGGTCGAGCAGGTTCTGCGCGAGGACGGTGGTTCGTTCGTCGCCAACGGCTGCGACGTCGGTGGCGAGGCGGCCGGCAAGCTGTGGCTGGTCACCGGTCCCAACATGGCCGGTAAGTCGACCTTCCTGAGGCAGAACGCGCTGATCGCGGTGCTGGCCCAGATCGGCTCCTTCGTGCCGGCCCGTTCGGCGCACATCGGCGTCGTCGACCGGCTGTTCTCGCGCGTCGGCGCTGCCGACGACCTGGCGCGCGGGCGCTCCACCTTCATGGTCGAGATGATCGAGACGGCGGCCATCCTCAATCAGGCAGGCCCGCGCTCCTTCGTTATTCTCGATGAGATCGGCCGGGGCACCGCCACCTATGATGGACTTTCCATCGCCTGGGCCACCATCGAGCATCTGCACGAAGCCAATCGCTGCCGCACGCTGTTCGCGACGCACTACCACGAGCTGACAGCGCTCTCGGAGCGCCTGCCACGCGTCGTCAATGCCACCGTCAAGGTGAAGGAGTGGCGCGGCGACGTGGTGTTCCTGCACGAGATCGTGCCCGGATCGGCCGACCGGTCCTACGGCATCCAGGTCGCCAAGCTCGCGGGCCTGCCCCGGCCGGTGATCGAGCGGGCGCGCTCCGTTCTGGCCGAGCTGGAGAAATCGGGCGGAAACAACGCCGCCTCCATGCTCGACGACCTGCCGCTGTTCTCGCTGGCACGCCATCAGGCCGCGGCGGCACCGGTCGAAATGGCACCCGATCCCGCGGAAGCGGAGCTGCTCGCCGCCATCGATGCGCTGGCGCCCGACGAGCTCAGTCCCCGCGAGGCGCTGGAGGCCGTTTATCGGCTGAAGGCGCTTCGAATGGGAATCGGACGCGCGCATGGTTGATTGTTCGGGTTCCGCCGACTATTCGGTTTTGTTGCCGGCTGCGGACAAGCCCGGACCTGCTGCGCCTACCTCGTCCGAAGGTGATTGCCGCCGATGACCAAGCTTCCGGAAACCACCACCCTGATCGACGAGACGGCACTCGGCGCGGAAATGGCGGCCATCGCCGACCGGGCGGCAACCGCCGGTGTCGACCCACGCCCGGAACTGCTCGCCGTGCTGAAGCGGGCGAACCAGGAAGGACGAGCGGCGGCCCGAGATATCCTGGGCCGCGACCGGGATGGCGTCGCCTGCGCCCGCCGCCTCTCGGCTCTGGTGGATTCGCTGATCCACGTCATCTACGAGCATACGGTGAGCCGCGTCTTCCCCGGCGGGCGCGACGAGAAGATCGCCATCATCGCCGTCGGCGGCTATGGCCGCGCTACGCTGGCCCCCTCCTCGGACGTCGACCTCCTGTTCCTGCTGCCGCCGAAGTCGCAGCCGCTCGCCGACAAGGTTCTGGAACACATCCTTTATTTTCTCTGGGACATCGGCTTCAAGGTCG
Above is a window of Pleomorphomonas sp. T1.2MG-36 DNA encoding:
- a CDS encoding tetratricopeptide repeat protein, producing MDQRRQLELKLDEDLTIDEGRHSQASDASASPRLDAARLLLAQGKWAEGFRDFERRAFVSPSDRPRWTGARLPAARLVVLAEDEECDTLAFARFLPELAARVLSLTLAAPAAQAARLAPFAGAFGGVPLVDTGCLPPHDLVLPLASAPMALGLSPDGVPPPRPAAWERRNGPTIGVALAASPWSRVGEAVPEQIVATLRRAFPDRRLVALDATAATLLGGGVVDADPLMLAGLELVVATDGPAAHAAGVTGSPLWLLLDGEPHWMWGGQGLFSRWYPAARLFRAEGPNWKGMADALAIETRALAAAGLSDVASLTRLAAAAEGVDGAPAARTALPLAARLVALNPSDPEAWARLAGLLLRLGETGDLDRVLDAGLSAGPHHAPLLLFAARRDLQCGRPVAALQHAEKALSSAPGSTDALRIRAAAFVELGELTKAEFTLRQAVQAAPRRAGLLVAWGEVLGKLGDGRGASRAFERAVIVGDDADARLGLGRLAQSEGETGLALHFLGSAVARDDGHTEAAMEFARVLSAAGRVSEAIGVLRRLIVHRPSPPIRAFLGELLLASGDFAAGLAEFEWRRGGAPALPSPAELAGRTIVLVAEGDAGVLIRLLRFIPTLKAAGAAGIRIAGADELAPLLASVHGLDGVGEPGEGDLVLPIMSVPALLGLSIGDLLLSQPYLTVDPVAVTNAARAFAHLDGFRVGFALDGINAADAAALTTISGAAFVALDAGAAAWFHTAWPLAADQVGLERIAAALPNLDVVVALASSPIAVLAGAMGRPTFVIGPDRDDWLWLEKDGRSPWFPTTRLFRRRTGEEKGAPLLRLTAALASFAAGDRAIPYRADPAPVDEALPDGDGSVRPSAMLAQAGIAASRSRNDYRAVLLLGDAIAAGATEPALRETLAAALLRIGERDRAGRLLAALVAETPTAGRLVELSEVDRLAGRLEEALAHAERAVELGPDLAEAHRAVGKALVALGRAGDALTAYGRALALAPADPELLMDEAEALLIVGDYRRGFARAEVRWQATELLPRRFSASRWTGEDVAGRTLLVHGERNPGLDIAFARFLPQLVACGPRLVVEVRPALTDLFRRLDLGGDVTVVEQGRRLPPHDLEVPLLSLPNVFGIERDGLPPPARFRPDPLRVEAWRRQLADGDERPAVGVYWRNADDAALLAPLARLAGVRLYALDRRAGRASLAALPSGLATESLGSRLGGFVEMAAAMMALDAVIAPVSATAHLAASLGRPTIVVAPAATDWLWAGENTTPWYPDARLLRRDDDLVGFLRGLVSERPAP
- the mutS gene encoding DNA mismatch repair protein MutS, which gives rise to MTDVQALPDDRTADVATPAMAQFIEIKAANPDCLLFYRMGDFYEMFFKDAEVASRALGITLTKRGKYRGEDIPLCGVPVHAADDYLQRLIALGHRVAVCEQMEDPAEAKKRGSKSVVRRDVVRLVTPGTLTEDNLLDARRSNYLAAVARQKGTDSTADGFAVAWADMSTGAFRLAETSPAALPALLARIEPRELLAADGLFEDDELRRTFKAASPAVVPLPRAFFDAATAEHRLADFFSVASLDAFGSFTRLELTAAAAIVAYVDKTQIGSRPPLDPPARESLGGALAIDAASRANLELSRTLSGERRGSLLHAIDRTVSGAGARLLADRLAAPLADPDAIRDRLDAVDFFLSETTLRARLRRDLAGAPDMARALTRISLDRGGPRDLAAIAGGLAAAVQLAGDLRDAGGAGPEIDRIAHGLEAAPADLAGRLTAALDDELPLLKRDGGFVRPGFRADLDEARALRDESRQVIAALQQTYAETAGIKSLKVRHNGVLGYFIEVAPNYAQAMTSEPLNRLFIHRQTLAGAMRFSTTELSELEGRIASAAERALAVELSVFAELARETMEAGTAIKRAADMLAALDVATALAELAAAEGYVRPRVDDSLTFRIDGGRHPVVEQVLREDGGSFVANGCDVGGEAAGKLWLVTGPNMAGKSTFLRQNALIAVLAQIGSFVPARSAHIGVVDRLFSRVGAADDLARGRSTFMVEMIETAAILNQAGPRSFVILDEIGRGTATYDGLSIAWATIEHLHEANRCRTLFATHYHELTALSERLPRVVNATVKVKEWRGDVVFLHEIVPGSADRSYGIQVAKLAGLPRPVIERARSVLAELEKSGGNNAASMLDDLPLFSLARHQAAAAPVEMAPDPAEAELLAAIDALAPDELSPREALEAVYRLKALRMGIGRAHG
- a CDS encoding LOG family protein, giving the protein MTDIADNTAQKTSKAFVLPAIDNDFLLSDSMRGVRFMLEYSKAEQTLKAWGIRSTLVVFGSARVHENGDPLHNRWYNTAREFGRIASERGGAVNRADGFFDNVIATGGGPGVMEAANRGARDAGAPTIGFNIVLPHEQEPNAYTTPQLTFRFHYFAMRKMHLAMRANALVVFPGGFGTFDELFELLTLTQTHKGTRIPVVLVDGEYWHKVINFDALADYGMINREDIGLVHFAETAEEIWSYLASEGLGSHRNRDKARYGEGVLTRPSPVPE